From one Asterias amurensis chromosome 14, ASM3211899v1 genomic stretch:
- the LOC139947594 gene encoding mitochondrial tRNA methylthiotransferase CDK5RAP1-like, which yields MAASMAGTTRIGTCFTKVLSLKRQTTVSCHPYFLCGMRQQISTYHIEGIHNLCLRNCESALNSRENKKSHHRNFIGNHVNIRKYSNEPPATSCTPSTSTNPTKLPKIKVAFQDKLKDGPSLQDFIISNVDDNVSNPVIHGEDFSTADSVPYLEANSFEARNRKVYFETYGCQMNVNDTEIAWAILQENGFQKVQDVLKADVILAVTCAIRENAEQKIWNRLEYFQALKKRRKKGQPPLKVGLLGCMAERLKKEILERSKIVDIVAGPDAYRDLPRLLSVAHSGQSAINVMLSMDETYADVIPVRLSEGSKSAFISIMRGCDNMCSYCIVPFTRGRERSRPVSSIIDEVKILSDQGVKEITLLGQNVNSYRDTSETLYYGHETAVDNSSHQPSHLAKGFNTIYKDKKGGLRFADLLEKVSAVDPEIRIRFTSPHPKDFPDEVLYLIRDRDNICKQVHMPAQSGNSDVLKRMRRGYTREAYLELVAHIRAIIPDVSLSSDFIAGFCGETEMEHEDTLSLLQLVRYNYAFLFAYSMRKKTNAYHKMKDDVLEEVKLRRLKEIITVCRQGMEESNAAQIGQKQLVLIDGVSKRSDNDLVGRNDGYIKVILPDIKVPYGHNTSTVKSIQPGDYVAVHIGSCNSQVLKGTPLYHTTIKELYSQDVDVFTRHSS from the exons ATGGCGGCTTCCATGGCAGGCACAACGAGAATTGGAACTTGTTTCACAAAAGTTTTGTCTCTTAAAAGACAGACAACTGTTTCTTGCCATCCTTACTTTCTCTGTGGCATGAGGCAACAGATAAGTACATATCACATTGAAGGAATTCATAATTTGTGCTTGAGAAACTGTGAGTCAGCATTGAATAGTCGCGAAAATAAAAAAAGCCACCACCGCAATTTCATTGGTAATCATGTCAACATTAGAAAGTATAGCAATGAACCGCCAGCTACATCATGTACGCCGTCTACCAGTACCAATCCAACAAAGTTACCCAAGATTAAAGTGGCATTTCAGGACAAATTGAAAGATGGGCCTTCCTTGCAAGATTTTATCATATCGAATGTTGATGACAATGTTTCCAATCCTGTCATTCACGGTGAAGATTTCTCGACTGCAGATTCTGTTCCATATCTTGAGGCGAATTCATTTGAAGCTAGGAACAGAAAAG TATATTTTGAGACGTATGGATGCCAGATGAATGTTAACGACACAGAGATTGCTTGGGCAATACTACAAGAAAATGGATTTCAAAAAGTGCAGGATGTTTTAAAG GCTGATGTGATCTTAGCTGTCACATGTGCCATCAGAGAAAATGCAGAGCAGAAGATTTGGAACAGATTGGAATATTTCCAGGCACTtaagaagagaagaaaaaagggaCAACCTCCTCTTAAAGTTGGCCTTTTAG GCTGCATGGCAGAACGTCTTAAGAAAGAGATTTTAGAACGTTCTAAGATAGTGGATATTGTTGCTGGACCCGACGCCTACAGAGATCTACCAAGACTCTTGTCCGTCGCTCATTCTGGACAGTCCGCTATTAATGTCATGTTGTCAATGGATGAAACTTATGCAGATGTGATTCCTGTAAGATTAAGTGAAGGATCCAAATCAGCGTTCAT ATCTATAATGCGAGGCTGTGATAATATGTGTAGTTACTGCATCGTTCCATTCACGAGGGGAAGAGAAAGAAGTCGACCTGTTTCTTCTATTATTGATGAAGTCAAAATACTGTCTGATCAG GGTGTGAAAGAAATAACTCTACTTGGTCAGAATGTCAACAGCTACAGAGATACCTCGGAAACTCTTTATTATGGACATGAAACAGCAGTTGATAATTCATCTCACCAACCTTCTCATCTTGCTAAGGGATTCAACACCATCTACAAGGACAAAAAGGGTGGTCTAAGATTTGCTGATCTCTTAGAGAAAGTCTCGGCAGTGGATCCTGAAATAAGGATCAGATTTACATCGCCACATCCGAAAGACTTTCCAGATGAAGTGTTGTATTTGATTCGAGATCGAGATAATATATGTAAGCAAGTTCACATGCCGGCACAGAGTGGAAACTCCGATGTCTTGAAGAGGATGCGAAGAGG ATACACGCGGGAAGCGTATCTTGAGTTGGTGGCGCACATCAGAGCTATTATTCCTGATGTTTCATTAAGCAGTGATTTTATTGCTGGGTTTTGTGGAGAGACCGAGATGGAACATGAAGATACTTTGTCTTTATTGCAACTTGTCCGCTACAATTATGCCTTCTTGTTTGCTTACAGCATGAGAAAA AAAACAAACGCCTATCATAAGATGAAAGATGATGTTCTTGAAGAAGTGAAACTGAGACGGCTTAAAGAAATCATCACGGTATGTAGACAGGGAATGGAGGAAAGTAACGCAGCACAGATCGGACAAAAACAACTAGTCCTCATTGATGGG GTCAGTAAGAGATCTGATAATGATCTTGTTGGTCGTAATGATGGTTACATTAAAGTCATCCTACCTGATATAAAGGTTCCATATGGTCATAATACATCTACTGTGAAGTCAATCCAACCTGGTGATTACGTGGCTGTACAT attGGGAGTTGCAattcacaggtgttgaagggaACACCGTTGTATCATACGACCATTAAAGAGTTATACAGTCAGGATGTAGATGTGTTTACAAGGCACAGCAGTTAG